GGCCATCATGATAACAGAGAATTATCACGAAGCACAATGAGTTTTCTACTTGCCGAATAGTACTTTTCGTATATACCAAAGATATATTCCTTAGGTATATGGCCGGCCCCAAAAACGCCTGAAAAACGGGCCCAACCAGCCAATCCGCCAAGCGCGCTCCGGAGAACCCGCCCGCAGCACCCGGCACGAAGCCTTGTGCGCGGGCCTTGAAAAGTGCCGCTTCGGCGCGAACGGCGTCCACGGGGCCGCTACGGCCTCAAAATGTGCACCTTGTGCACTCGCGGGGCGGGAACAACCATCGATTGACTGGCAATACGCAAGAGCGGGAGCGGAGTGCCCAGCGGCCAAGGAACCACTACGGTGACGGAACGCAAACCACCCGAAAGCCGATGTTGTTATTGCGGTTTGCCATGCGCCGCGCGTCCGCCTCCGCAAACTGCAGCGGGCTCAATTCCCCGTGCTCGTACTGGTCTATCCCGGCTACCAATGCATACCGCGCCATCACGCAACCCTCACCGTTTCGCAGTAACAAAACCGGTCCGA
The Candidatus Hydrogenedentota bacterium DNA segment above includes these coding regions:
- a CDS encoding caspase family protein, producing the protein MARYALVAGIDQYEHGELSPLQFAEADARRMANRNNNIGFRVVCVPSP